In Meiothermus ruber DSM 1279, the following proteins share a genomic window:
- a CDS encoding metal-sensitive transcriptional regulator has product MKPRRSKLDGTFTDLEALEGLLRRLKRIEGQVRGLQRMAEEGRPFSELLDQINATRKAMDAVASVVLEEYLNAWEAQAAADDTEMSKGHIAMILRKII; this is encoded by the coding sequence ATGAAGCCACGCAGGTCTAAGCTGGACGGTACCTTTACCGACCTCGAGGCCCTGGAAGGCCTCCTTCGCCGCCTCAAGCGCATTGAGGGCCAGGTGCGGGGCTTGCAGCGGATGGCCGAGGAAGGGCGACCCTTCAGCGAGCTGCTGGATCAGATCAACGCAACCCGCAAGGCCATGGACGCGGTAGCCAGCGTGGTGCTGGAGGAATACCTGAACGCCTGGGAGGCCCAGGCTGCCGCGGACGATACGGAGATGAGCAAAGGCCATATCGCCATGATTCTGCGCAAGATAATTTGA
- a CDS encoding c-type cytochrome, giving the protein MAQASPLYAQCQGCHQPTGAGIPGVFPPLAGHVPEILAAKGGREYLIQVLLYGLQGQIAVKGTRYQGVMPAYAQLKDEDIAGLLNHISTQWGNKFPAGQQPFTAAEVRAQRAKTLTAAQVLEARNKLGLK; this is encoded by the coding sequence ATGGCCCAGGCCAGCCCTCTTTACGCCCAGTGCCAGGGCTGCCACCAGCCCACCGGGGCCGGTATCCCAGGGGTCTTCCCTCCGTTGGCAGGTCACGTACCCGAAATTCTGGCGGCCAAAGGGGGCCGCGAGTACCTGATTCAGGTGCTGCTCTATGGCCTGCAAGGGCAGATTGCGGTGAAAGGCACCAGGTACCAGGGGGTCATGCCGGCCTACGCCCAGCTCAAGGACGAAGACATCGCTGGCTTGCTCAACCATATCTCCACCCAGTGGGGCAACAAGTTCCCTGCCGGCCAGCAGCCCTTTACCGCGGCAGAGGTCAGGGCTCAGCGCGCCAAAACCCTCACTGCGGCGCAGGTGCTCGAGGCCCGCAACAAGCTGGGCTTGAAGTAA
- the fba gene encoding class II fructose-1,6-bisphosphate aldolase, giving the protein MPLALGKDVLDKARREGYAVPSFNTNNLEITQAILETAEALRAPVFIQVSDGARKYAGLENLSNLVRDMASRVSVPVVLHLDHGADYQMVLQALRAGFTSVMIDASHHPFEENVRETKKCVEAAHAVGVSVEAELGRLQGIEDNIVVDAKEAFLTDPDEAARFVEATGIDYLAVAIGTSHGAYKGKGRPYIDHARLEQIAAKVSLPLVLHGSSGVPQWLKDKMAASGADLGDPTGIHDEDVKKAIPNGIAKINIDTDLRLALTAGIREVVVGNPREFDPRKILGRGRDYLKQVIREKFELMGTVGRA; this is encoded by the coding sequence ATGCCGCTGGCTCTAGGTAAAGACGTCCTCGACAAAGCCCGGCGTGAAGGCTACGCCGTGCCCAGCTTCAACACCAACAACCTCGAGATCACCCAGGCCATCCTCGAGACCGCCGAGGCCCTCCGGGCCCCGGTCTTCATCCAGGTCTCGGATGGGGCCCGCAAGTACGCCGGGCTGGAGAACCTCTCCAACCTGGTGCGCGATATGGCCAGCCGGGTCAGCGTTCCGGTGGTGCTGCACCTCGACCACGGGGCCGATTACCAGATGGTCTTGCAGGCCCTCCGGGCTGGGTTTACCAGCGTGATGATTGACGCCTCGCACCACCCCTTCGAGGAAAACGTACGCGAGACCAAAAAGTGCGTGGAGGCAGCCCATGCCGTGGGGGTGAGCGTGGAGGCCGAGCTGGGGCGCCTGCAGGGCATCGAGGACAACATCGTGGTAGATGCCAAAGAGGCCTTCCTCACCGACCCCGACGAGGCCGCGCGCTTTGTGGAGGCCACCGGGATCGACTACCTAGCCGTCGCCATCGGCACCTCCCACGGGGCCTACAAGGGCAAGGGGCGGCCCTACATTGACCACGCCCGCCTCGAGCAGATTGCCGCCAAAGTCTCCCTGCCGCTGGTGCTGCACGGCTCCTCGGGCGTGCCGCAGTGGCTCAAGGACAAGATGGCCGCCAGCGGGGCCGACCTGGGCGACCCCACCGGCATCCACGACGAAGACGTGAAAAAAGCCATTCCCAACGGCATCGCCAAGATCAACATCGACACCGACCTGCGTCTGGCCCTCACCGCTGGCATCCGCGAGGTGGTGGTGGGCAACCCCAGGGAGTTCGACCCCCGCAAAATCCTGGGCAGGGGGCGGGACTATCTCAAGCAGGTTATTCGGGAGAAATTTGAGCTGATGGGCACGGTGGGCCGTGCGTGA
- the rpe gene encoding ribulose-phosphate 3-epimerase, with translation MPKLLVAPSILTADFARLGEQIREAEAAGVDWIHLDVMDGRFVPNLTFGPLVVEAIRKVTALPLDVHLMIVEPERYIADFARAGADWITVHHEATPHAHRAVQQIKELGKKAGLAINPGTPLEALLPLLPELDLALLMSVNPGFGGQKYIPASTERIRRLAALRGQMNPACLIQVDGGIKPVNVAEVYRAGADVVVVGSALFNNRPVAENMKKLLGEVYAAGSR, from the coding sequence ATGCCTAAACTCCTGGTAGCCCCCTCCATCCTCACCGCCGATTTTGCCCGCCTGGGCGAGCAGATCCGCGAGGCCGAGGCCGCGGGGGTGGACTGGATTCACCTGGACGTGATGGACGGGCGCTTCGTGCCCAATCTGACCTTTGGCCCGCTGGTGGTGGAGGCCATCCGCAAGGTCACCGCCTTGCCCCTGGATGTGCACCTGATGATTGTGGAGCCCGAGCGCTACATAGCCGACTTCGCCCGGGCCGGGGCCGACTGGATCACCGTGCACCACGAGGCCACCCCCCACGCCCACCGGGCGGTGCAGCAGATCAAAGAACTGGGCAAGAAAGCCGGTCTGGCCATCAACCCCGGCACGCCCCTGGAGGCTTTGCTACCCCTGCTGCCCGAGCTCGACCTGGCCCTCCTGATGAGCGTGAACCCCGGCTTTGGCGGGCAAAAGTACATCCCCGCCAGCACCGAGCGCATCCGCCGGCTGGCCGCCCTGCGCGGGCAGATGAACCCGGCCTGTCTGATTCAGGTGGACGGGGGCATCAAACCCGTGAATGTGGCCGAGGTCTACCGGGCCGGGGCCGATGTGGTGGTGGTGGGCAGCGCCCTGTTTAATAACCGGCCGGTGGCCGAAAATATGAAAAAACTGCTAGGAGAAGTGTATGCCGCTGGCTCTAGGTAA
- a CDS encoding LysR family transcriptional regulator, whose protein sequence is MNGRRPFPNPQALRVFLCVAQEGSVGRAALSLGMTQPGVSQHLQALEAQIGQVLFHRQGRRLVLTKTGQDLLPEARRAVQALEGFMQAAQALERLERGRVEIGASTTMAVYVLPRYLTEFKRLYPEIRIKLESGSSEGLTQRLLQGELELAVVEAVEHLEGFERQLFYEDELVVIVPPEHPWARKEEIAPEQLAEVPLIVRQPGAMTFRVLGSALEQAGLEVNPIFYTDNHEVTKRLVLEGAGVGIVSSVVVRPNVRVGNLRALRLKGMELRRLFWLFYPKELGNPAAEALKNTLLS, encoded by the coding sequence ATGAATGGGCGGCGCCCCTTCCCCAATCCCCAGGCCCTGCGGGTGTTTTTGTGCGTAGCCCAGGAGGGCAGCGTGGGTCGTGCAGCTCTGAGCCTGGGCATGACCCAGCCGGGGGTGAGCCAGCACCTGCAGGCGCTGGAAGCCCAGATCGGCCAGGTTCTGTTCCACCGCCAGGGTCGCCGGCTGGTGTTGACCAAAACAGGGCAGGATCTGCTACCCGAGGCCCGCCGGGCGGTGCAGGCCCTGGAGGGGTTTATGCAGGCCGCCCAGGCCCTGGAGCGCCTCGAGCGGGGGCGGGTGGAGATTGGGGCCTCGACCACCATGGCGGTGTACGTGCTGCCGCGCTACCTGACCGAGTTCAAGCGGCTCTACCCGGAAATCCGCATCAAACTGGAGAGCGGCAGTTCCGAAGGCCTGACCCAGCGGCTGTTGCAGGGCGAGCTCGAGCTGGCCGTGGTGGAAGCGGTGGAGCACCTCGAGGGCTTTGAGCGGCAGCTTTTTTATGAAGACGAGCTGGTGGTGATCGTGCCCCCCGAGCACCCCTGGGCCCGAAAGGAAGAGATCGCCCCCGAACAACTGGCCGAGGTTCCGCTGATTGTGCGGCAGCCGGGGGCCATGACCTTTCGGGTGCTGGGGTCGGCGCTGGAGCAGGCCGGCCTCGAGGTCAACCCCATCTTCTACACCGACAACCACGAGGTCACCAAGCGGCTGGTGCTCGAGGGGGCCGGGGTGGGCATTGTGTCGAGCGTGGTGGTGCGGCCCAATGTGCGGGTGGGCAACCTGCGGGCCTTGCGCCTGAAGGGAATGGAACTGCGCCGGCTCTTCTGGCTGTTCTATCCCAAAGAGCTGGGCAACCCTGCTGCCGAGGCGCTCAAGAACACGCTGCTCTCCTGA
- a CDS encoding DUF3422 family protein, translating into MGQDEVMVREAGLLPPDDPLRHELHNELHARPIPQIRLPALVVQVAVRHEGVSREEELEHLRRLSGLGELELDQLAGIYLRLRLPGGSLRWERHTEFSTYTLIQPLPALEASPEADLLGHLIVDAGWLRSIPGRTLSAVKLIMLHGAVEEALALACPWLGVHSVVASMMGRNSHSCAVTDFLLRPDGFEHMVVVAPPGTSETRAGRIAARLLEMEAYRMMALLGYPLARALRPMLLESERALARMTARIRDTNQADAGLLDELEALAARVEHAMAEHGYRFSASAAYHALVRARLAELRETPIPGIQTIGEFLQRRFSPAMATVESTAQRLAALSQRIERAGALLRTRVDIALETQNQELLHKLKRGQEMQYQLQRTVEGLSIAAISYYVVGLLYYLFKAGKEAGLPFSPELAAGLSIPGVIAAVWWLTRQIHRRLASQQDREG; encoded by the coding sequence ATGGGGCAGGATGAGGTGATGGTGCGTGAGGCGGGCCTGCTGCCGCCCGACGACCCTCTGCGCCACGAGCTTCACAACGAACTGCACGCCCGGCCCATCCCCCAGATCCGCCTACCGGCCCTGGTGGTGCAGGTGGCGGTGCGGCACGAGGGGGTTTCGCGCGAGGAGGAGCTCGAGCACCTGCGCCGGCTTTCGGGGTTGGGGGAGCTCGAGCTTGACCAGCTTGCGGGCATCTACCTGCGCCTGCGGCTGCCAGGGGGCTCGCTGCGCTGGGAGCGGCACACCGAGTTCAGCACCTATACCCTGATCCAGCCCTTGCCTGCGCTCGAGGCCAGCCCCGAGGCCGATCTGCTGGGCCACCTGATTGTGGATGCAGGCTGGCTGCGCAGCATTCCTGGCCGCACCCTCTCGGCGGTCAAGCTGATCATGCTGCACGGGGCGGTGGAGGAGGCCCTGGCCCTGGCCTGCCCCTGGCTGGGTGTGCACAGCGTGGTGGCCTCGATGATGGGCCGGAATAGCCATAGCTGTGCCGTGACCGATTTCCTTCTGCGGCCGGATGGTTTTGAGCATATGGTGGTGGTGGCCCCACCGGGCACCAGCGAGACCCGGGCGGGCCGCATTGCAGCCCGGCTTCTGGAGATGGAGGCTTACCGCATGATGGCGCTGCTAGGTTATCCGCTGGCCCGGGCTTTGCGTCCCATGTTGCTGGAGTCGGAGCGGGCCCTGGCCCGGATGACAGCCCGCATCCGCGACACCAACCAGGCCGACGCGGGTTTACTGGACGAGCTCGAGGCCCTGGCGGCCCGGGTGGAGCACGCCATGGCCGAGCATGGCTACCGCTTTAGCGCCAGCGCGGCCTACCACGCCCTGGTCAGGGCCCGCCTGGCCGAGCTGCGCGAGACCCCCATCCCCGGCATCCAGACCATCGGCGAGTTCTTGCAGCGCCGCTTCAGCCCGGCCATGGCCACGGTGGAGTCCACTGCCCAGCGCCTGGCCGCCCTCTCCCAGCGCATCGAGCGGGCCGGGGCCTTGCTGCGCACCCGCGTGGATATTGCCCTCGAGACCCAGAACCAGGAGCTGTTGCACAAACTCAAGCGCGGCCAGGAGATGCAGTACCAGCTCCAGCGCACCGTGGAGGGCCTCTCGATTGCGGCCATCTCCTACTATGTGGTGGGCTTGCTGTACTACCTCTTCAAAGCTGGAAAGGAGGCCGGCCTGCCCTTTTCCCCTGAGCTGGCGGCGGGGCTGTCCATCCCTGGGGTGATTGCCGCGGTCTGGTGGCTTACCCGCCAGATTCACCGGCGGCTGGCCTCCCAGCAAGACCGCGAAGGCTAG
- a CDS encoding C4-dicarboxylate transporter/malic acid transporter yields the protein MEAAIPAAPSVRYLNPAWFASVMGTGVLALALAQFGLVGLALPVYGLALLFMAGLLGLYLAKLLRYPQAALADLQHPLLSQMLPTLPIALLVLSLATRALPLGPWAQPLGQGLFLLGTPLIFLVGLLVVYWVSTRLKLPIEAASGAWFIPPVSALLVPMAGGLWLSSFPKAWQKELWVVSGLFLGIGLFLFLFVLPSFLQRLYGYGRLEPHFLPLVFIGLAPVGLLVLAPWRWLEGGAQAGLIPGGLVAAWPVIGLAVWGLGLWWLAFSLLLLLDTLLAPCRRAQFHFAPGWWGFVFPLGAFTLATLALARALDSAFLGGLAWGLLGLLGVFWLWVMFYSFRAWAGLGALRPPKGS from the coding sequence GTGGAGGCGGCCATCCCAGCAGCGCCCAGCGTGCGCTACCTGAACCCGGCCTGGTTTGCCTCGGTGATGGGCACGGGGGTGCTGGCCCTGGCCCTGGCCCAGTTTGGCCTGGTGGGGCTGGCCTTGCCGGTTTATGGGCTGGCCCTCTTGTTCATGGCAGGCTTGCTGGGGCTCTACCTGGCCAAACTCCTGCGCTATCCCCAGGCCGCCCTGGCCGATTTACAGCATCCCCTGTTGTCCCAGATGCTCCCCACGCTACCTATTGCCCTTCTGGTGCTGAGCCTGGCGACCCGGGCCCTGCCCCTGGGGCCCTGGGCGCAGCCGTTGGGCCAGGGGCTTTTTCTGCTGGGGACGCCGCTGATTTTCCTGGTGGGCCTGCTGGTGGTCTACTGGGTGAGCACCCGGCTTAAGCTGCCCATCGAGGCCGCCAGTGGGGCCTGGTTTATCCCGCCGGTCTCGGCCCTGCTGGTGCCCATGGCCGGGGGGCTCTGGCTTTCCAGTTTTCCCAAAGCCTGGCAAAAGGAGCTTTGGGTGGTGAGCGGCCTGTTCCTGGGGATTGGGCTTTTTCTGTTCTTGTTCGTGCTGCCGAGCTTTTTGCAGCGGTTGTATGGGTACGGCCGCCTCGAGCCCCACTTCCTGCCCTTGGTCTTCATCGGGCTGGCCCCGGTGGGCCTGCTGGTGCTGGCCCCCTGGCGCTGGCTCGAGGGCGGGGCGCAGGCCGGGCTCATCCCGGGGGGCCTGGTGGCGGCCTGGCCGGTGATCGGGCTGGCAGTCTGGGGGCTGGGCCTGTGGTGGCTGGCCTTTAGCCTGCTGCTGCTGCTGGATACCCTGCTGGCGCCGTGCCGCCGGGCGCAGTTTCACTTTGCCCCCGGCTGGTGGGGGTTTGTCTTCCCCCTGGGGGCTTTTACCCTGGCCACGCTGGCGCTGGCTCGAGCCCTGGACTCGGCCTTCCTGGGCGGGCTGGCCTGGGGGCTGCTCGGGCTGTTGGGGGTGTTCTGGCTGTGGGTGATGTTCTACTCCTTTAGGGCCTGGGCCGGTCTGGGGGCCTTGCGACCGCCCAAGGGATCGTAG
- the trxB gene encoding thioredoxin-disulfide reductase: MSQLYDVVIIGGGPAGLTAGIYTGRANLKTLILEKGLPGGQIAQTEEVENYPGFPEPISGAELSERMVQQAKRFGAEIVMDEAQAVEKTPEGFVVRGYEQDYRARSVILATGANPKKLGVPGEEKFYGRGVSTCATCDGFFYRGKEVVVVGGGDAAVEEGLFLTKFASKVTLVHRRDTLRANKTAQARALAHPKMQFIWDTVVEEVLGEETVTGVRLRNLKSGEVYDHPTDGVFVFIGHEPNTGFLQGVVELRPDGYVAVRDEIFTSVPGLFAAGDVADPIYRQLSTSVGAGTRAAMMAERYLAEQEHAAVH; this comes from the coding sequence ATGAGCCAACTCTACGACGTGGTGATTATCGGGGGCGGCCCCGCCGGGCTGACCGCAGGCATCTACACCGGACGGGCCAACCTCAAAACCCTCATCCTGGAAAAAGGCCTGCCGGGGGGCCAGATTGCCCAGACCGAGGAGGTGGAGAACTACCCCGGCTTCCCCGAGCCCATCAGCGGGGCCGAGCTATCCGAACGCATGGTGCAGCAGGCCAAACGCTTTGGGGCCGAGATTGTGATGGACGAGGCCCAGGCCGTGGAAAAAACCCCGGAGGGTTTCGTGGTGCGGGGTTACGAGCAGGACTACCGCGCCCGCAGCGTGATTCTCGCCACCGGGGCCAACCCCAAGAAACTGGGCGTACCCGGCGAAGAGAAGTTTTATGGCCGGGGTGTGAGCACCTGCGCCACCTGTGACGGCTTCTTTTACCGGGGCAAGGAAGTGGTGGTGGTGGGTGGGGGCGACGCCGCGGTGGAGGAGGGTCTGTTCCTCACCAAGTTTGCCTCCAAGGTCACCCTGGTGCACCGCCGCGACACCCTGCGGGCCAACAAGACCGCCCAGGCCCGGGCCCTGGCCCACCCCAAGATGCAGTTCATCTGGGATACCGTGGTGGAGGAGGTGCTGGGCGAGGAGACCGTGACCGGGGTGCGCCTCCGAAACCTGAAGAGCGGCGAGGTCTACGACCACCCTACCGACGGGGTCTTTGTTTTCATCGGGCATGAGCCCAACACCGGCTTTTTGCAGGGGGTGGTGGAACTCCGGCCCGACGGCTACGTGGCGGTGCGGGACGAGATTTTCACCTCGGTTCCGGGGCTGTTTGCAGCGGGGGATGTGGCCGACCCCATCTACCGCCAGCTTTCCACCAGCGTGGGGGCCGGCACCCGGGCGGCCATGATGGCCGAGCGCTACCTGGCCGAGCAGGAACACGCCGCCGTGCACTAG
- a CDS encoding copper chaperone PCu(A)C: MLRTILVLLSLVGLTGLAQAALKAENPWVRLVPGSVSGAFMTLANPSDKAIRVIAVESPIAGKVEIHQTTIVKGAGGTEVMQMRPVQFLEIPAKGRVELKPGGYHIMLMMLKEPLQEGKIVRITLRLEGGGALVVEAPVKAQ; the protein is encoded by the coding sequence ATGCTACGCACAATACTGGTTTTGTTGAGTCTGGTAGGCCTGACGGGCTTGGCCCAAGCCGCCCTGAAAGCCGAAAATCCCTGGGTTCGTCTGGTGCCCGGTTCAGTAAGCGGGGCCTTCATGACCCTTGCCAACCCCAGCGACAAGGCCATTCGGGTGATCGCGGTCGAAAGCCCCATCGCCGGCAAGGTGGAAATTCACCAGACCACCATCGTTAAAGGGGCAGGGGGCACAGAGGTCATGCAGATGCGCCCCGTTCAGTTTCTGGAGATCCCGGCCAAGGGCAGGGTCGAGCTCAAACCCGGGGGTTATCACATCATGCTGATGATGCTTAAAGAACCCCTGCAGGAAGGCAAGATCGTTCGGATCACCCTGCGGCTCGAGGGGGGCGGCGCGCTGGTGGTGGAAGCCCCCGTCAAGGCGCAGTAA
- a CDS encoding TlpA family protein disulfide reductase, which yields MKLTPDALLLGPLALSWPNLALLVGILAFTWLAARQGQEGKAWWVLLATLLAARMGYAVAHLSTWPSLGAALLGIVDIRSGGWNWWVGLPVGALAAIWLLRQESPRLLVPGGAALALALLPLGVQFSLTRPVQTPTPPEYASRVLQYLEPAQTRPLEVRFAELPKPMLLNFWATWCPPCRAEMPLLVEYQQKGYPIVLLNTGEDVGAIQGFLAQTGLSARVFLDSAGLQQAFQVSGLPTTLLIGADGKVRARHLGPVNRAQLEQLLRQLE from the coding sequence ATGAAACTCACCCCGGACGCTCTTTTGCTGGGCCCTTTGGCCCTGAGCTGGCCCAACCTGGCCCTGCTGGTGGGGATTCTGGCCTTTACCTGGCTGGCTGCCCGGCAGGGCCAGGAAGGCAAAGCCTGGTGGGTGCTGCTGGCCACGCTCCTGGCCGCCCGGATGGGCTATGCGGTGGCCCACCTCTCCACCTGGCCCAGCCTGGGGGCCGCCCTTCTGGGCATTGTGGACATCCGCAGCGGGGGCTGGAACTGGTGGGTGGGGCTTCCGGTGGGGGCCTTGGCCGCGATCTGGCTCTTGCGCCAAGAAAGCCCACGGCTCTTGGTGCCGGGCGGCGCGGCGCTGGCGCTGGCCTTGTTACCCCTGGGGGTGCAGTTTAGCCTGACCCGGCCTGTCCAGACCCCCACCCCGCCCGAGTATGCCAGCCGCGTGCTGCAGTACCTCGAGCCCGCCCAAACCCGCCCTCTGGAGGTGCGCTTTGCTGAACTCCCCAAGCCCATGCTGCTCAACTTCTGGGCCACCTGGTGCCCCCCCTGCCGGGCCGAGATGCCCCTTTTGGTGGAGTACCAGCAGAAGGGCTACCCCATCGTGCTGCTCAACACCGGCGAGGACGTGGGGGCCATCCAGGGCTTTCTGGCCCAGACCGGGCTATCGGCGCGGGTTTTCCTGGACAGCGCCGGCTTGCAACAGGCCTTCCAGGTAAGCGGGCTGCCCACCACCCTGTTGATTGGCGCCGATGGAAAGGTGCGGGCCCGCCACCTGGGGCCGGTGAACCGGGCCCAGCTCGAGCAGCTCTTGCGGCAGTTGGAGTAA
- a CDS encoding metal-sensitive transcriptional regulator, whose product MRTVKKHDLEARTRILNRLKRLEGQVRGLQKMVEEDRDCREILTLLAGIRSALEATGDLIFETYLEECRADLAKGQGNTKAIVEAVRLLRG is encoded by the coding sequence ATGCGCACTGTCAAAAAACACGACCTCGAGGCCCGTACCCGCATCCTAAACCGGCTCAAGCGGCTGGAGGGACAGGTTCGAGGCTTGCAAAAGATGGTGGAAGAAGACCGCGACTGCCGCGAAATCTTAACGTTGCTGGCTGGCATCCGAAGCGCCCTGGAAGCCACCGGCGATCTCATCTTTGAAACCTACCTAGAGGAGTGCCGGGCCGATTTAGCCAAGGGCCAGGGGAACACCAAGGCCATCGTGGAGGCCGTGCGCCTTTTGCGCGGCTAG
- a CDS encoding cation-translocating P-type ATPase, with protein sequence MNRTGLSQREAADRLARYGPNALPEQPPEPLWRRFLRQFRSPLIYILLFALLVELALWLYEGRQGTPFEALAILTILLFNAGLGVWQERRAENALARLRALAAPQVWVLREGVLTRISSQQLVPGDLVRLEAGERIPADGLLVEGQGLMVDESVLTGESLPVDKGPGEEVLAGTLALRGTGWIELTRTGSHSAMGRLAQMLGSIRMEKTPLERRLDVFGHQVARWVGLLALALLLGILLVEGPAHFSKAFLFTVALAVAAVPEGLPAVLTLALALGVERMAGRKAVVRRLSAVEALGSVTVIATDKTGTLTQNQMEVRATDLPDLLRGHRAMALASDAEPGSPVGDPLELALLEHLRKAGMDVQALRQAHPRLSSRPFDSAWKYMRVTVKEADQAVSYLKGAPEVLLARCQLEPHERALWQEKIEAYARQGHRLLAFAWGPGEGEDRLTWLGLALLWDPPRPEVPEAIRRAQAAGIRVLMITGDHPATALAVAQQVGIPGQRVLTGEDIEGHTPEELQQALREVNVFARVSPEHKLHLVNLLKAQGEIVAMTGDGINDAPALKRADVGVAMGQRGSDVSREVADLVLLDDNFATIVNAVEEGRNIYENIRSFIRFLFSTNVALVLLVAGGVIGAALLGLRDATGALLVPLTAVQLLWINIIADGPPALALSLDRHPEVMRRPPYDPRQPLLDRFSLTFILGTGVVKAGLGLALLALLPLYQLAPVAVRSALFLYESLAQLLFAQPSRLTTSRPSGNPILLLILLASAGLQILTVTLEPLRAALGLTSLPWPAWGLVGAALLLSWAFAMLFVAWLRRHNSVQARAHPLR encoded by the coding sequence ATGAACCGCACGGGGCTCTCCCAACGGGAGGCGGCGGATCGATTGGCCCGCTATGGCCCCAACGCCCTGCCCGAACAGCCGCCAGAACCTCTCTGGCGGCGTTTTCTTCGACAGTTTAGAAGCCCCCTGATCTATATCCTGCTCTTCGCCCTGCTGGTGGAGCTGGCCCTGTGGTTATACGAAGGGCGCCAGGGAACCCCCTTTGAGGCGCTGGCGATCCTGACCATCCTGCTCTTCAACGCGGGGCTGGGGGTCTGGCAGGAGCGCCGGGCCGAGAACGCCCTGGCCCGGCTCAGGGCCCTGGCTGCCCCGCAGGTCTGGGTGTTGCGCGAGGGGGTGCTGACCCGCATTTCCAGCCAACAGTTGGTGCCGGGCGATCTGGTACGGCTGGAGGCTGGGGAACGCATCCCTGCCGATGGTCTGCTGGTGGAGGGCCAGGGGCTCATGGTGGACGAGTCGGTGCTGACCGGTGAAAGCCTGCCGGTGGACAAGGGCCCGGGGGAAGAGGTGTTGGCTGGAACCCTGGCGCTGCGGGGCACCGGCTGGATCGAGCTGACCCGCACCGGCTCCCACAGCGCCATGGGCCGCCTGGCCCAGATGCTGGGCAGTATCCGGATGGAAAAGACCCCGCTCGAGCGACGCCTGGATGTTTTTGGTCATCAGGTTGCCCGTTGGGTGGGCCTGCTGGCCCTGGCGCTGCTGCTCGGCATCCTGCTGGTAGAGGGCCCTGCCCATTTCTCGAAGGCCTTCCTGTTCACCGTGGCCCTGGCGGTGGCGGCTGTGCCGGAGGGCCTGCCCGCCGTTCTGACCCTGGCCCTGGCCCTGGGGGTGGAGCGCATGGCGGGGCGCAAGGCCGTGGTAAGGCGGCTTTCGGCGGTGGAAGCCCTGGGCTCGGTCACGGTGATCGCCACCGACAAGACCGGCACCCTGACCCAAAACCAGATGGAGGTGCGGGCCACCGACCTGCCCGACCTGTTGCGGGGTCATCGGGCCATGGCGCTGGCCTCCGACGCCGAGCCGGGCAGCCCGGTGGGAGACCCCCTCGAGCTGGCCCTGCTCGAGCACCTTCGCAAAGCCGGAATGGATGTGCAGGCCCTGCGCCAGGCGCACCCCCGCCTGTCCAGCCGCCCGTTCGATAGCGCCTGGAAGTACATGCGGGTCACGGTGAAAGAGGCCGATCAGGCGGTGAGCTATCTCAAGGGCGCGCCCGAGGTGCTGCTGGCCCGCTGCCAGCTCGAGCCCCACGAGCGGGCCTTGTGGCAGGAGAAAATCGAGGCCTACGCCCGCCAAGGCCACCGCTTGCTGGCCTTTGCCTGGGGGCCAGGGGAAGGGGAAGATCGTCTGACCTGGCTCGGACTGGCCCTGCTCTGGGATCCGCCCCGGCCCGAAGTGCCCGAGGCCATCCGCCGCGCCCAGGCTGCGGGCATTCGGGTGCTGATGATCACCGGCGACCACCCGGCCACCGCCCTCGCAGTGGCACAGCAGGTCGGCATTCCGGGCCAGCGGGTGCTGACCGGTGAAGATATCGAAGGCCACACCCCGGAGGAGCTGCAACAGGCCCTGCGGGAGGTCAACGTGTTTGCTCGAGTCTCCCCCGAGCACAAGCTGCACCTGGTTAATCTGCTCAAGGCCCAGGGTGAGATCGTGGCCATGACCGGGGATGGCATCAACGATGCCCCAGCCCTCAAACGGGCCGATGTGGGGGTGGCGATGGGACAGCGCGGCTCCGATGTGAGCCGCGAGGTGGCCGATCTGGTGCTCCTAGACGACAACTTCGCCACCATCGTGAACGCCGTCGAAGAGGGGCGTAACATCTACGAGAACATCCGCTCCTTCATCCGCTTCCTCTTTTCCACCAACGTGGCTTTGGTGCTGCTGGTGGCTGGGGGCGTGATTGGGGCGGCTTTGCTGGGGTTGCGCGATGCCACCGGCGCGCTGCTGGTGCCGCTCACAGCGGTGCAACTGCTCTGGATCAACATCATCGCCGATGGGCCGCCGGCCCTGGCGCTGAGCCTGGATCGGCACCCCGAGGTTATGCGTCGTCCACCCTACGACCCCCGCCAGCCCCTGCTGGATCGGTTCTCTTTGACCTTTATCCTGGGTACTGGGGTGGTCAAGGCCGGGCTGGGGCTGGCCTTGCTGGCCCTGCTCCCGCTCTACCAGTTAGCTCCGGTGGCGGTGCGCTCGGCGCTTTTTCTCTACGAGTCGCTGGCCCAGTTGCTGTTTGCCCAGCCCTCGCGCCTGACCACCAGCCGGCCCTCAGGCAACCCTATTTTGCTGCTGATTCTTCTGGCAAGCGCCGGGTTGCAGATCCTGACCGTGACGCTGGAGCCCCTGCGGGCCGCGCTGGGACTCACCTCCCTGCCCTGGCCGGCCTGGGGCCTGGTAGGGGCCGCGCTCTTGCTGAGCTGGGCTTTTGCCATGCTTTTTGTGGCCTGGCTGCGCCGACACAACAGCGTTCAAGCCCGGGCCCACCCCCTGCGATAA